The genomic segment TCTTTTTCCTCATCAGAATTATTGTTATATTTACTTTTTTCTAAATTCTTATAATATTGTTCTCTAAATAAAAACATTACTTGGTCAGCATCTTGTTCTATTGACCCTGATTCACGCAAGTCCGATAATAATGGTCGCTTGTCAGATCTAGACTCAACACCTCTTGATAATTGAGATAATGCTAATACTGGTATATCTAATTCTCTTGCTAAATTCTTTAAAGACCTTGATATTTCAGAAACTTCTTGTTCTCTACTACCATATTTAGATGAACTTGATGATATTAATTGTAAATAATCAATAACTAAAAAATCTAAATTATATTTTGTTTTAAATCTTCTAGCAATATTTCTAATTTCAAGCATACTAACTCCTGCTTTTTCAGATATAAATAAATCATAGTCTTTTATTTCATCTATTGCTTTATTTACCCTTGCTAAATCAGTGTCGTTTAATCTATTAGTTACTAATTTATTCATTTCAACATTTGCAACTGATGATAAAATTCTTGTTAATAATTGCTCATTACCCATTTCTAGTGAAAATATTAATACGGTTTTACCTTGTTTTGCAACATTAGTTGCTAAATTAAGAGCAAATGCAGTTTTACCCATAGCAGGTCTTGCTGCCAATATTAATAAATCCGATTTATTTAGTCCTCTTGTAATTCTATCATATTCTGTAAAATTAGTTTTAATAACATCTTTTTCATCTATTCCATTTTGCATATTATATAATCTTGTAAATTTTTTATCTGCTACATCTTTTATAGAAATAACTCCAACAGTATTTTCGTTTTCGTCAACTGCTAATATTTTTCTTTGAGCTATTTCCATTAAATCCTTATAATCATAGTGTTCTCTTTTAATTTCATCTTGTATTTCCAAACAGGCATGATTTAACTTAGACTGTATAGATTTATTTTTTAATATATTTATATATGTTTCAATATCAATAACTAATGGAGCATTACTAATTAAGGAAGTAATTTTATTACGACCTCCTAATTCTTCTAATATACCTCTTGATCTTAATGTATCTTCTAATACTAATATATCAAATTCTCCATATTCTCCTGATAAATATTGCATTGCATCATATAACTTTGCATATCTTGAAATTGAAAAATCATCCATTCTTAGTTTATTATTTACTTCTGAAACAAGTTCTGGATTAGATATTAAAATACCCAATACTATTTCTTCTATTTCTAATCTTGTTTGATTATTTTCTTCCATTATAACCCCTTGACATCAACATTTAATTTAGCAATAACATCTTTATGTATTTTAATTTCTAATATATGTAAACCTAAATCTTTAATTCTAGCATCTCCTGATAAAGTTTTCTTATCTAAATTTATATTTAACTGTTCCTTTACTGTTGCAATTATTTCTTTTGGACCTATTGAACCAAATACTTTACCATTTTCTCCTGCTTTAACAGATAATGTTATACTTTTACCATCTATTTCATCTTTTAATTTATTTGCTGCCATTAAATCTTTTTTTACATTATTTAAAAGTTTAGCTTTTTTTTGTTCTAATTTATTTAAATTTTCTGGTGTTGCAGATACTGCTTTTTTTTGTGGGAATAAAAAATTATTAGCATATCCATCTTTTACAAGAACTATCTCATCTTTCTTTCCTATTCCTTTGACATTATCTAATAAAATTACTTTTATTTTCATAATTAAATCCTTTCCGCTTCTAATCTTTTTTTAGTACACATATTGATTTTATTGACTTTCAATATATTCAATTTTCTTAAATGTGTACCATTTTTAAGCCTTTTTATATTTTTTAGTACCTTTTTAGAACTTTTTTACCTACTATTTTAATAAGTTAAATCTTGGGCCTAGTTCTCATTTTATGTACTATTTAATTTATTATACACTATTTTTTATTTTTTTTACACCTACATTTACCAACATTTTTAATTTAATTTATGAAAACGGTTTCATAAAATATCTCTCCTATTTCCTAAAACAACTTTTTGAAAATCTAGTCAAAAATAGTTGTTTTGCTCTAATTCTATCAAAATTTATCTCTAAAAATACCCCATTATTACGTAAAAAAATGTAATAATCAAAGGTTTTGTAATAAAAATGTAAACCCTCAACCCCTTTATTTATAGGCTCTATATCTACTATATATCTATATATTACTCTTATTACATAAAAAATATAATATTATAATATATTAAAATAGTTGTTTGTTGTTTATCATCTAGTTTATAGAGAAAAGATTTTAGGCCCTATTTTTTTGTAAACATGTAATAATCTCTATAACCCTTGATACTATTGAGTTTGCTACATTCTTGATTTTCACCCCTTACATTTTGAAAAAGGTAATACATATAAATCAAGGGGTTTATACATGCGAATTTTGAGAATTTCTCGAGAATTAACAGGGGGTGCGGTCCGACAGGTTGGTTTGGCTCAGTTTTATCACTACCCCCACCTTATTTAATCAATACTAGGTAAAATCAACGAACGGTAATATCCGTTGGCTAAAATAAAGGGACTGTATCTATAAATATCTACATTTTTAATAATGTTTTCAAACACAGTTCATTATTTCGCGTTTTAAGGCTCAAAAATAGATAAAGCCTATACATTACACCTTTTTTTAATTTTCGTTAAAATTTACCCTATAAAAATAACTCATATTAGGTTATAATTAGACATATAACTATTGAAATGGAGTTGATAAGATATGATAAAGTTCAAAACTGAAATAGACAAGGGTAATAAATATATTAAAGGTCTATTTTGTTATTTAATTATTCACTATGATTATTATTGTGATGAATATCAAAATGTACAAAATGAGATAAAAAATATTGATTTATTAGTCAATGGATATAAAAGCCCGACTAATATTACTAATGATAGGGTAATGGGTGGTAAAAGGCCCTTGAATAGTTTAGAGATTAAAGAAAATAAATTAAAAGCATTATATAAACAAAAAGACCAACTATTTGATTTAATTAATTTAATAGATGATACAGTTAATTCAACATGTTTTAGAATCAGTAAGGACGGTATCAAGCGTCTCGGAGAGCCAAAAATAAGAAAAAATACCGAAGTATTAAACACTTTACTAAACAATTACCCGTACAATAAACATTTAGCATAATAGAAACATAAAAAGGGTCTCATATCTAGGCCCTTTTTTTCGTGTTATATGTTAAACCGTCCTCCAGGTTTCTCCTAAATACCTAAACACATTGAGTTAAAAAAACTGTATAATGCTTTTAGTTCGGCCACAATTTCTTTTTTTTTCGCCCTAAATTCTGGAAGCCTGCCTCTTAAATTCATTTCGGCCATTGTTTCAGTGGTGCTTTTATTTTGAAAATAAAATAAATCTATCAATTTATAATTTCTATCATCTAACATTACTATTGATAATGGTTTATCTAACTTATACAATTCAACTTGAGTATTACCCATTTTATTAATT from the Oceanivirga salmonicida genome contains:
- the dnaB gene encoding replicative DNA helicase translates to MEENNQTRLEIEEIVLGILISNPELVSEVNNKLRMDDFSISRYAKLYDAMQYLSGEYGEFDILVLEDTLRSRGILEELGGRNKITSLISNAPLVIDIETYINILKNKSIQSKLNHACLEIQDEIKREHYDYKDLMEIAQRKILAVDENENTVGVISIKDVADKKFTRLYNMQNGIDEKDVIKTNFTEYDRITRGLNKSDLLILAARPAMGKTAFALNLATNVAKQGKTVLIFSLEMGNEQLLTRILSSVANVEMNKLVTNRLNDTDLARVNKAIDEIKDYDLFISEKAGVSMLEIRNIARRFKTKYNLDFLVIDYLQLISSSSSKYGSREQEVSEISRSLKNLARELDIPVLALSQLSRGVESRSDKRPLLSDLRESGSIEQDADQVMFLFREQYYKNLEKSKYNNNSDEEKDDNNKTYNADEEIAELIIGKHRNGETGTINLAINFKYQRFKSVHTKY
- the rplI gene encoding 50S ribosomal protein L9, with amino-acid sequence MKIKVILLDNVKGIGKKDEIVLVKDGYANNFLFPQKKAVSATPENLNKLEQKKAKLLNNVKKDLMAANKLKDEIDGKSITLSVKAGENGKVFGSIGPKEIIATVKEQLNINLDKKTLSGDARIKDLGLHILEIKIHKDVIAKLNVDVKGL